One Georgenia wutianyii DNA segment encodes these proteins:
- a CDS encoding alpha/beta fold hydrolase, with protein sequence MAPLENSLWQDGPWEHRFVAANGARFHVVLAGPEGGDLVVLLHGFPQFWWAWRAQVRALAEAGYRVAAMDIRGFGGSDKPPTGHAMQVLTADVGGVVRSLGHENAVVVGHDLGGLLAWSMPVLEPRTTRAVVVLGAPHPVPLLRPNNHLGVRARLFLTRIQAPWFPERALRHGNLVDRLLTDASAPGRVLPEDELRSYRAGVRLPSVAHTTLEHLRWLVRSTPRPAGRRYLAAMASPVTVPVLSVRGGADRFTPSAAFASDAQHVRGPLRTAVVPEAGHFLPEEAPDEVSALLLDFLATLPD encoded by the coding sequence GTGGCACCCCTTGAGAACTCGCTGTGGCAGGACGGACCGTGGGAGCACCGGTTCGTCGCGGCCAACGGCGCTCGCTTCCACGTCGTCCTCGCGGGACCGGAGGGCGGTGACCTCGTCGTGCTCCTCCACGGGTTCCCGCAGTTCTGGTGGGCCTGGCGCGCGCAGGTCCGCGCGCTGGCCGAGGCCGGCTACCGGGTCGCGGCGATGGACATCCGCGGCTTCGGCGGCTCGGACAAGCCGCCCACCGGACACGCCATGCAGGTGCTCACCGCCGACGTCGGCGGGGTGGTCCGTTCCCTCGGGCACGAGAACGCCGTCGTCGTCGGGCACGACCTCGGTGGCCTGCTCGCGTGGTCGATGCCCGTCCTCGAGCCGCGGACGACCCGCGCCGTCGTCGTCCTCGGCGCGCCCCACCCGGTGCCGCTGCTGCGCCCGAACAACCACCTGGGGGTCCGCGCGCGGCTCTTCCTCACCAGGATCCAGGCGCCGTGGTTCCCCGAGCGCGCACTGCGCCACGGCAACCTCGTCGACCGTCTGCTCACCGACGCCTCCGCACCCGGGCGGGTGCTGCCCGAGGACGAGCTGCGCAGCTATCGGGCCGGGGTGCGCCTGCCCTCGGTCGCGCACACGACGCTCGAGCACCTGCGCTGGCTCGTGCGCTCGACGCCGCGACCGGCGGGCCGCCGCTACCTCGCCGCGATGGCGAGCCCGGTGACCGTGCCCGTGCTCAGCGTGCGCGGCGGCGCCGACCGCTTCACGCCGTCGGCGGCCTTCGCCTCCGACGCCCAGCACGTGCGCGGCCCGCTGCGCACCGCCGTCGTCCCGGAGGCGGGCCACTTCCTCCCGGAGGAGGCCCCGGACGAGGTCTCCGCCCTGCTCCTCGACTTCCTCGCCACCCTCCCCGACTAG
- the acs gene encoding acetate--CoA ligase: protein MADHTSAATGSTEAGGLENLLVEERRFPPSPEFAAQANATADLYEQAAADRLGFWADQARELLSWSTDFTEVLDWSDAPRARWFGDGRLNAAHNAVDRHVEAGHGDRVAIHWEGEPGDTRTITYAELRDEVARAASALAELGVQTGDRVAIYLPMIPEAVVAMLACARLGAPHSVVFGGFSAEALHTRINDAEAKVVITSDGGYRRGKASALKPAVDEALERGDTPVEKVLVVRRTGQDVAWTEGRDVWWEEIVPRQGTDHAPVDVEAEHPLFILYTSGTTGKPKGIFHTTGGYLVQSAYTHRNVFDLKPETDVYWCTADIGWVTGHSYVTYGPLLNGATQVMYEGTPDTPHKGRWWEIVEKYKVSILYTAPTAIRTCMKWGEEEPGRFDLSSLRVLGSVGEPINPEAWVWYRRVIGGDRTPVVDTWWQTETGAIMISPLPGVTAAKPGSAQTPLPGIVADVVDEMGESVPDGSGGYLVLTEPWPSMLRGIWGDEQRFKDTYWSRFPGIYFAGDGAKKDADGDLWVLGRVDDVMNVSGHRLSTTEIESALVSHPTVAEAAVVGASDDTTGQAVVAFVILRGEAAAAASTEGAEQHIAELRAHVAKTIGPIAKPRSILVVAELPKTRSGKIMRRLLRDVAEHRAIGDVTTLADSSVMEQISAGMAT, encoded by the coding sequence ATGGCTGACCACACCAGCGCCGCGACCGGTTCCACCGAAGCCGGGGGCCTGGAGAACCTGCTCGTCGAGGAGCGCCGCTTCCCGCCGAGCCCCGAGTTCGCCGCGCAGGCGAACGCCACCGCGGACCTGTACGAGCAGGCCGCCGCCGACCGGCTCGGCTTCTGGGCCGACCAGGCGCGCGAGCTGCTCTCCTGGTCGACGGACTTCACCGAGGTCCTCGACTGGTCCGACGCCCCACGGGCGCGCTGGTTCGGCGACGGTCGGCTCAACGCCGCCCACAACGCCGTCGACCGGCACGTGGAGGCGGGGCACGGGGACCGGGTCGCGATCCACTGGGAGGGCGAGCCGGGTGACACCCGCACGATCACCTACGCCGAGCTGCGCGACGAGGTCGCCCGCGCGGCGTCCGCGCTCGCCGAGCTCGGCGTGCAGACCGGTGACCGGGTGGCGATCTACCTGCCGATGATCCCCGAGGCCGTCGTCGCGATGCTCGCCTGCGCCCGCCTCGGCGCGCCGCACTCGGTGGTCTTCGGCGGGTTCTCCGCCGAGGCGCTGCACACGCGGATCAACGACGCCGAGGCCAAGGTCGTCATCACCTCCGACGGTGGCTACCGGCGCGGCAAGGCGAGCGCCCTCAAGCCGGCGGTGGACGAGGCGCTCGAGCGCGGCGACACCCCCGTGGAGAAGGTGCTCGTCGTGCGCCGCACCGGCCAGGACGTCGCGTGGACCGAGGGCCGCGACGTCTGGTGGGAGGAGATCGTCCCCCGCCAGGGCACCGACCACGCGCCCGTCGACGTCGAGGCCGAGCACCCGCTGTTCATCCTCTACACCTCGGGCACGACCGGGAAGCCCAAGGGCATCTTCCACACGACGGGCGGCTACCTCGTGCAGTCGGCCTACACCCACCGCAACGTCTTCGACCTCAAGCCCGAGACCGACGTCTACTGGTGCACCGCCGACATCGGCTGGGTGACCGGCCACTCGTACGTGACGTACGGGCCGCTCCTCAACGGCGCCACCCAGGTGATGTACGAGGGCACCCCCGACACCCCGCACAAGGGCCGCTGGTGGGAGATCGTGGAGAAGTACAAGGTCTCCATCCTCTACACCGCCCCGACGGCGATCCGCACGTGCATGAAGTGGGGCGAGGAGGAGCCGGGCCGCTTCGACCTCTCCTCCCTGCGCGTCCTCGGGTCGGTCGGCGAGCCGATCAACCCCGAGGCGTGGGTCTGGTACCGCCGCGTCATCGGCGGGGACCGCACGCCCGTCGTCGACACGTGGTGGCAGACGGAGACCGGGGCGATCATGATCTCCCCGCTGCCCGGCGTCACCGCCGCCAAGCCCGGGTCGGCCCAGACGCCGCTGCCCGGCATCGTCGCCGACGTCGTCGACGAGATGGGCGAGTCCGTCCCCGACGGCTCGGGCGGCTACCTCGTCCTCACCGAGCCGTGGCCCTCGATGCTCCGCGGCATCTGGGGCGACGAGCAGCGCTTCAAGGACACCTACTGGTCGCGCTTCCCCGGCATCTACTTCGCCGGCGACGGCGCGAAGAAGGACGCCGACGGCGACCTGTGGGTCCTCGGCCGGGTCGACGACGTCATGAACGTCTCCGGCCACCGTCTCTCGACCACGGAGATCGAGTCCGCGCTCGTCTCCCACCCGACGGTCGCCGAGGCCGCCGTCGTCGGCGCGAGTGACGACACGACCGGCCAGGCCGTCGTCGCGTTCGTCATCCTGCGCGGTGAGGCGGCCGCGGCCGCGAGCACCGAGGGGGCCGAGCAGCACATCGCCGAGCTGCGCGCGCACGTCGCCAAGACGATCGGGCCGATCGCCAAGCCGCGCTCGATCCTCGTCGTCGCCGAGCTGCCGAAGACCCGCTCGGGCAAGATCATGCGCCGCCTCCTGCGCGACGTCGCGGAGCACCGGGCGATCGGGGACGTGACGACGCTGGCCGACTCCTCGGTCATGGAGCAGATCTCCGCCGGAATGGCGACCTAG
- a CDS encoding DUF485 domain-containing protein, with protein sequence MTGDPKGQQPHGGAPPAAGVGGPAQVTPEEFRAVQGSAEFAGLRSSFRAFAFPMTAAFLVWYLAYVLLSTYAEGFMSTPVVGNLNLGLLVGLGQFLSTFLITWAYVRHANRSLDPVASRLRAELEGDA encoded by the coding sequence ATGACAGGTGACCCGAAGGGTCAGCAGCCGCACGGGGGCGCACCGCCCGCCGCCGGCGTCGGGGGGCCGGCCCAGGTGACCCCGGAGGAGTTCCGGGCGGTCCAGGGGTCGGCGGAGTTCGCCGGGCTGCGCAGCAGCTTCCGCGCCTTCGCCTTCCCGATGACCGCCGCGTTCCTCGTCTGGTACCTGGCCTACGTCCTGCTCTCGACCTACGCGGAGGGCTTCATGTCCACGCCGGTGGTCGGCAACCTCAACCTCGGGCTGCTCGTCGGCCTGGGCCAGTTCCTCAGCACGTTCCTCATCACGTGGGCCTACGTGCGCCACGCGAACCGGTCCCTGGACCCCGTGGCCTCCCGGCTGCGGGCCGAGCTGGAGGGGGATGCCTGA
- a CDS encoding solute symporter family protein — protein sequence MDVGNPWVNIGIFLVFVVVTLVIVIRVSRTTTSVGDFYHGGRSFSGRQNGVAIAGDYLSAASFLGIVGAVALYGYDGLLYSVGFLVAWLVALLLVAEPLRNTGKYTMADVLSFRMRQRPVRTAAATSTLAITFFYLLAQMAGAGALVSLLLGVDSKAGQSAVIAVVGALMIVYVMIGGMKGTTWVQIIKAVLLIAAVGVMTVWIMAVNGFNLSELLGRAVDSHPDGTAILEPMLQYGTSGTTKIGFVSLAIALVFGAAGLPHVLMRFYTVPTAKDARKSVVWAIALIGFFYLCTLVLGYAATYLVGVDTIRNAPGGSNAAAPALAYELGGTLLLGIVAAVAFATILAVVAGLTITASASFAHDVYNGVLKEGKATPENEVKVARRTAVVIGAISILGGILAAEQNVAFLVSLAFAIAASANLPSILFSLYWKRFNTRGSTWSIYGGLFSALILIAFSPVVSGSETAMISGVDFAWFPLTNPAIVSVPLGFFLGWLGSVTSNEHDEAKQAEMEVRSMTGAGAERAAGH from the coding sequence ATGGACGTCGGCAACCCCTGGGTGAACATCGGGATCTTCCTCGTCTTCGTCGTCGTCACCCTCGTCATCGTCATCCGGGTCTCCCGCACGACGACGTCGGTCGGCGACTTCTACCACGGCGGCCGCAGCTTCTCCGGCCGGCAGAACGGCGTCGCCATCGCCGGCGACTACCTGTCCGCGGCCTCGTTCCTCGGCATCGTCGGTGCCGTCGCGCTCTACGGGTACGACGGCCTGCTCTACTCCGTGGGCTTCCTCGTCGCCTGGCTGGTGGCGCTGCTGCTCGTCGCCGAGCCGCTGCGCAACACCGGCAAGTACACGATGGCCGACGTCCTCAGCTTCCGGATGCGCCAGCGCCCGGTGCGCACGGCGGCGGCCACCTCGACCCTGGCGATCACGTTCTTCTACCTGCTCGCCCAGATGGCGGGTGCGGGAGCGCTCGTCTCGCTGCTGCTCGGCGTGGACAGCAAGGCGGGGCAGTCGGCCGTCATCGCCGTCGTCGGCGCGCTCATGATCGTCTACGTGATGATCGGCGGGATGAAGGGCACCACCTGGGTGCAGATCATCAAGGCGGTGCTGCTCATCGCCGCCGTCGGTGTCATGACCGTGTGGATCATGGCCGTCAACGGCTTCAACCTCAGCGAGCTCCTCGGCCGGGCGGTGGACTCCCACCCGGACGGCACCGCGATCCTCGAGCCGATGCTCCAGTACGGCACCTCGGGGACGACGAAGATCGGCTTCGTCTCCCTCGCGATCGCGCTCGTCTTCGGCGCCGCCGGTCTGCCGCACGTGCTCATGCGCTTCTACACGGTGCCGACCGCCAAGGACGCGCGGAAGTCGGTCGTCTGGGCGATCGCCCTCATCGGCTTCTTCTACCTGTGCACCCTCGTGCTCGGGTACGCGGCGACCTACCTCGTCGGGGTCGACACGATCCGCAACGCGCCGGGCGGGTCGAACGCCGCCGCCCCGGCGCTGGCCTACGAGCTCGGCGGGACCCTGCTGCTCGGCATCGTCGCCGCGGTCGCGTTCGCGACGATCCTCGCCGTCGTCGCGGGCCTCACCATCACCGCCTCGGCGTCCTTCGCCCACGACGTCTACAACGGCGTCCTCAAGGAGGGCAAGGCCACCCCGGAGAACGAGGTCAAGGTGGCGCGGCGCACCGCCGTGGTCATCGGGGCGATCTCCATCCTCGGCGGCATCCTCGCCGCCGAGCAGAACGTCGCGTTCCTCGTCTCGCTCGCCTTCGCGATCGCGGCGAGCGCCAACCTGCCCTCGATCCTCTTCTCGCTGTACTGGAAGCGGTTCAACACGCGCGGGTCGACGTGGAGCATCTACGGCGGGCTGTTCAGCGCGCTGATCCTCATCGCGTTCTCGCCCGTGGTCTCCGGCTCGGAGACGGCGATGATCTCGGGCGTCGACTTCGCGTGGTTCCCGCTGACGAACCCAGCGATCGTCTCCGTGCCGCTGGGCTTCTTCCTCGGCTGGCTCGGCTCGGTCACCTCGAACGAGCACGACGAGGCAAAGCAGGCCGAGATGGAGGTCCGGTCGATGACGGGGGCAGGCGCCGAGCGCGCCGCCGGTCACTGA